The following proteins are co-located in the Heliorestis convoluta genome:
- the nuoF gene encoding NADH-quinone oxidoreductase subunit NuoF translates to MDQRRILICAGTGCIASGAKKVEKAFQKALEERELHKTLEIVLTGCHGFCEQGPLVIIEPEKVFYCRVEEKDVQEIVESHLINQKIITPLLYQDALTGRNVETYEDINFYSKQERTVLRNCGRIDPEKIEDYVAQEGYKGLKKALSMTPRQVIDEIKRSELRGRGGGGFPTGLKWQLTAEAAGDEKYIICNADEGDPGAFMDRSVLEGDPHAVLEGMMIAGYAIGAQKGYVYVRAEYPLAIERLQKAIDQANAKRFLGAKTLQSTFNFTIEIKAGAGAFVCGEESALIASMEGQRGMPRKRPPYPSTQGLWGKPTNINNVETFANIPAILRKGAAWFSSMGTDNSKGSKVFALTGKVNNTGLVEVPMGLSLRDIIMDIGGGVKDGKAFKAVQIGGPSGGCLPEELLDLPVDYDSLKKAGAMVGSGGLVVMDESTCMVDIARFFLNFTQKESCGKCTPCREGTLRMLEILEKIKAGQGQEEDLKKLERLAAVVKKTSLCGLGQTAPNPVLTTLRYFRSEYESHIREKRCPAGACTALLRYTILPERCVGCTLCARRCPTRCIEGKAKEAHRIDSIRCIKCAACLESCKYKAIVRV, encoded by the coding sequence TTGGATCAAAGGCGTATCTTGATTTGCGCCGGCACAGGTTGCATTGCTTCGGGTGCGAAAAAAGTAGAAAAAGCATTTCAGAAAGCATTAGAAGAAAGGGAGCTTCATAAGACTCTCGAGATTGTCCTAACAGGCTGTCATGGATTTTGCGAACAAGGTCCGCTCGTCATCATAGAGCCTGAAAAAGTCTTCTACTGTCGAGTAGAAGAAAAAGATGTTCAAGAGATTGTAGAAAGCCATCTAATAAACCAAAAAATTATCACTCCCTTGCTCTACCAAGATGCCCTTACAGGAAGAAACGTTGAAACATATGAAGACATCAATTTTTATAGCAAGCAAGAAAGAACGGTCCTTCGCAATTGTGGACGCATCGACCCTGAAAAAATAGAAGACTATGTAGCCCAAGAGGGATATAAAGGTCTAAAAAAAGCCTTATCGATGACACCACGCCAGGTGATCGACGAAATAAAGCGTTCAGAACTGCGCGGACGCGGTGGTGGCGGTTTTCCCACGGGACTGAAATGGCAGCTTACTGCAGAAGCAGCAGGCGATGAAAAGTACATAATCTGCAATGCTGACGAAGGCGATCCCGGTGCATTCATGGATCGTTCTGTCCTAGAAGGCGATCCCCATGCTGTCTTAGAAGGAATGATGATAGCAGGCTATGCCATTGGAGCGCAAAAAGGCTATGTCTACGTCAGAGCGGAATATCCACTGGCCATTGAACGATTGCAAAAAGCAATTGATCAAGCAAATGCCAAAAGGTTCCTCGGTGCAAAAACCTTACAAAGCACTTTTAACTTTACAATAGAAATCAAAGCCGGTGCAGGCGCCTTTGTCTGTGGCGAAGAAAGTGCCTTAATTGCCTCGATGGAAGGGCAGCGAGGCATGCCTCGCAAGCGTCCGCCTTATCCCTCCACTCAAGGTCTCTGGGGAAAGCCAACAAACATTAACAACGTAGAAACCTTTGCCAACATCCCTGCCATCTTACGAAAAGGCGCTGCTTGGTTTTCTTCCATGGGCACAGATAACTCCAAAGGATCAAAAGTCTTTGCTTTAACAGGCAAAGTAAACAACACAGGCTTGGTTGAAGTGCCCATGGGACTGTCTTTGCGAGACATCATCATGGATATTGGTGGTGGTGTCAAAGATGGAAAAGCTTTCAAAGCAGTACAAATTGGTGGCCCCTCAGGTGGATGCTTGCCGGAGGAACTGCTCGACCTTCCAGTTGATTACGATAGCTTAAAGAAGGCCGGCGCTATGGTTGGATCAGGTGGACTTGTTGTTATGGATGAAAGCACTTGTATGGTCGATATTGCTCGGTTTTTCCTTAATTTTACGCAGAAAGAGTCTTGTGGCAAATGCACACCTTGTCGTGAAGGCACCTTGCGTATGCTTGAAATACTAGAAAAGATCAAGGCAGGACAAGGGCAAGAAGAAGACTTGAAAAAGCTAGAACGATTGGCTGCCGTCGTCAAGAAGACCTCTCTCTGTGGCTTGGGACAGACAGCACCCAATCCTGTCCTAACGACACTACGGTATTTTCGCTCTGAATACGAAAGTCATATTAGAGAAAAGCGCTGTCCCGCCGGTGCTTGTACCGCCTTATTACGCTATACCATTTTGCCGGAACGCTGTGTTGGCTGTACCCTCTGTGCACGGCGCTGTCCCACTAGATGCATCGAAGGAAAGGCGAAAGAAGCCCACCGCATCGACAGCATCCGTTGTATCAAATGCGCTGCCTGCCTAGAAAGTTGTAAATACAAGGCCATTGTTCGGGTATAG
- the nuoE gene encoding NADH-quinone oxidoreductase subunit NuoE, whose amino-acid sequence MNRCCNSASKNSSQQKDQALQEILQKYKGKKGALIALLQETQTLYGYLPEEVLPLIAKSQDIALVQVYGVTTFYSQFHVSPRGRHIIRICMGTACHVRGGDKIFAALQEELVIGDGETTEDGRFTLESVACIGACGLAPVITINEDTYGRLKPDQVTAILQQYP is encoded by the coding sequence ATGAATCGTTGTTGTAACAGTGCCTCTAAAAACTCTTCCCAGCAGAAAGACCAAGCTTTGCAAGAGATCTTACAAAAGTACAAAGGAAAAAAAGGTGCACTCATCGCCCTTTTGCAAGAAACACAGACCCTCTATGGATATTTGCCAGAAGAAGTGCTGCCCTTGATTGCAAAAAGTCAAGATATCGCTCTTGTCCAAGTCTATGGCGTGACCACTTTTTACAGCCAATTTCACGTAAGTCCAAGAGGCCGCCATATCATTCGTATCTGCATGGGCACAGCTTGTCACGTCCGTGGCGGTGATAAAATTTTTGCAGCATTGCAGGAAGAACTGGTCATTGGAGACGGTGAAACAACAGAAGATGGCCGCTTTACCTTAGAATCGGTTGCTTGCATCGGTGCTTGTGGTTTAGCGCCCGTTATTACAATTAACGAAGACACCTATGGACGCTTGAAGCCGGACCAAGTCACTGCTATCTTACAACAATACCCATAA
- a CDS encoding 5-formyltetrahydrofolate cyclo-ligase, with translation MSYIYDRKEDKAKLRAQILHQRKQMSLEEQEEKSKKITEIIVQSRLFYDAKVIMAYASFRQEVDTRELIDVTLQQGKRMVMPLCHPSEKAILPCEIKSQDDLVAGTWGILEPRKESLSLVAPTEIDLIFVPALAFDRQGHRLGYGAGYYDRFFTQIHDKTIKIGLAYQIQIVHKLLSEPHDIPVNHIVTEKGWIDCELGQSLAELGQRQKKIQKEGFAHESLL, from the coding sequence TTGTCATATATATATGATAGAAAAGAAGATAAAGCAAAATTACGGGCTCAGATCCTTCATCAGCGAAAACAAATGAGTCTAGAGGAGCAAGAGGAAAAAAGTAAAAAGATTACCGAGATCATCGTGCAGTCAAGGCTCTTCTATGATGCAAAAGTAATTATGGCTTACGCCAGCTTTCGCCAAGAAGTAGACACAAGAGAACTGATTGACGTAACTTTACAGCAAGGCAAAAGAATGGTGATGCCTTTGTGTCATCCCTCGGAAAAAGCAATTCTACCTTGTGAGATAAAAAGCCAGGACGACCTTGTCGCCGGTACTTGGGGGATTTTAGAGCCACGAAAAGAAAGTTTATCTCTGGTCGCACCTACGGAAATCGATCTAATCTTTGTTCCGGCCCTGGCTTTCGATCGACAAGGTCATCGATTGGGTTATGGCGCTGGTTATTATGACCGCTTTTTTACCCAGATCCATGATAAAACAATAAAAATCGGATTGGCCTACCAAATACAGATCGTTCATAAGCTCTTATCGGAACCCCATGACATTCCTGTTAATCACATTGTGACAGAAAAAGGTTGGATTGATTGCGAACTCGGCCAGTCCCTGGCCGAGTTGGGGCAGAGGCAAAAAAAGATTCAGAAAGAAGGTTTTGCTCATGAATCGTTGTTGTAA